One genomic segment of Diceros bicornis minor isolate mBicDic1 chromosome 13, mDicBic1.mat.cur, whole genome shotgun sequence includes these proteins:
- the YIPF1 gene encoding protein YIPF1 isoform X1 → MAAVDDLQFEEFGDVAASLAANPDATTVSIEDPGETPKHQPGPPRGSGREEDDELLGNDDSDKTELLAGQKKSSPFWTFEYYQTFFDVDTYQVFDRIKGSLLPIPGKNFVRLYVRSNPDLYGPFWICATLVFAIAISGNLSNFLIHLGQKTYHYVPEFRKVSIAATVIYAYAWLVPLALWGFLMWRNSKVMNIVSYSFLEIVCVYGYSLFIYIPTAILWIIPQKAVRWILVMIALGVSGSVLAMTFWPAVREDNRRVALATIVTIVLLHILLSVGCLVWSHSCVPLAYFFDAPEMDHLPTTTVAPNQTAKSS, encoded by the exons ATGGCAGCTGTGGACGACCTGCAGTTTGAAG AATTTGGTGATGTAGCCGCTTCTCTAGCAGCAAACCCAGATGCCACCACGGTCAGCATCGAGGATCCTGGTGAAACCCCAAAACATCAGCCAGGACCCCCAAGAGGCTCAGGGAGAGAAGAGGATGATGAGTTACTGGGAAACGATGACTCTGACAAAACTGAG TTACTTGCTGGACAGAAGAAAAGCTCCCCCTTCTGGACATTTGAATACTATCAGACATTCTTTGATGTAGACACTTACCAG GTCTTTGACAGAATCAAAGGGTCCCTTTTGCCAATACCAGGGAAGAACTTCGTGAGGTTGTACGTCCGCAGCAATCCGGACCTCTATG GCCCGTTTTGGATCTGTGCCACTTTGGTCTTTGCCATAGCGATTAGTGGGAACCTTTCCAACTTCTTAATCCATCTGGGACAGAAGACATACCATTATGTGCCCGAATTCCGAAAAG TGTCCATAGCAGCCACAGTCATCTACGCCTATGCCTGGCTGGTTCCTCTCGCACTCTGGGGTTTCCTCATGTGGAGAAACAGCAAAGTTATGAACATCGTTTCCTACTCATTTTTGGAGATTGTGTGTGTCTACGGATATTCACTCTTCATTTATATCCCCACAGCA ATACTGTGGATTATCCCCCAGAAAGCTGTTCGTTGGATTCTAGTCATGATTGCCCTGGGTGTCTCAGGCTCTGTCTTGGCAATGACGTTTTGGCCAGCTGTTCGTGAGGATAACCGGCGCGTCGCGTTGGCCACAATTGTGACAATTGTGTTGCTGCACATACTGCTTTCTGTGGGCTGCCTGGTATGGTCTCATTCCTGTGTTCCTCTG GCCTACTTTTTTGATGCACCAGAGATGGACCATCTCCCAACAACCACAGTTGCTCCAAACCAAACAGCCAAGTCCAGCTAA
- the YIPF1 gene encoding protein YIPF1 isoform X2 translates to MAAVDDLQFEEFGDVAASLAANPDATTVSIEDPGETPKHQPGPPRGSGREEDDELLGNDDSDKTELLAGQKKSSPFWTFEYYQTFFDVDTYQVFDRIKGSLLPIPGKNFVRLYVRSNPDLYGPFWICATLVFAIAISGNLSNFLIHLGQKTYHYVPEFRKVSIAATVIYAYAWLVPLALWGFLMWRNSKVMNIVSYSFLEIVCVYGYSLFIYIPTAILWIIPQKAVRWILVMIALGVSGSVLAMTFWPAVREDNRRVALATIVTIVLLHILLSVGCLAYFFDAPEMDHLPTTTVAPNQTAKSS, encoded by the exons ATGGCAGCTGTGGACGACCTGCAGTTTGAAG AATTTGGTGATGTAGCCGCTTCTCTAGCAGCAAACCCAGATGCCACCACGGTCAGCATCGAGGATCCTGGTGAAACCCCAAAACATCAGCCAGGACCCCCAAGAGGCTCAGGGAGAGAAGAGGATGATGAGTTACTGGGAAACGATGACTCTGACAAAACTGAG TTACTTGCTGGACAGAAGAAAAGCTCCCCCTTCTGGACATTTGAATACTATCAGACATTCTTTGATGTAGACACTTACCAG GTCTTTGACAGAATCAAAGGGTCCCTTTTGCCAATACCAGGGAAGAACTTCGTGAGGTTGTACGTCCGCAGCAATCCGGACCTCTATG GCCCGTTTTGGATCTGTGCCACTTTGGTCTTTGCCATAGCGATTAGTGGGAACCTTTCCAACTTCTTAATCCATCTGGGACAGAAGACATACCATTATGTGCCCGAATTCCGAAAAG TGTCCATAGCAGCCACAGTCATCTACGCCTATGCCTGGCTGGTTCCTCTCGCACTCTGGGGTTTCCTCATGTGGAGAAACAGCAAAGTTATGAACATCGTTTCCTACTCATTTTTGGAGATTGTGTGTGTCTACGGATATTCACTCTTCATTTATATCCCCACAGCA ATACTGTGGATTATCCCCCAGAAAGCTGTTCGTTGGATTCTAGTCATGATTGCCCTGGGTGTCTCAGGCTCTGTCTTGGCAATGACGTTTTGGCCAGCTGTTCGTGAGGATAACCGGCGCGTCGCGTTGGCCACAATTGTGACAATTGTGTTGCTGCACATACTGCTTTCTGTGGGCTGCCTG GCCTACTTTTTTGATGCACCAGAGATGGACCATCTCCCAACAACCACAGTTGCTCCAAACCAAACAGCCAAGTCCAGCTAA
- the YIPF1 gene encoding protein YIPF1 isoform X3: protein MAAVDDLQFEAANPDATTVSIEDPGETPKHQPGPPRGSGREEDDELLGNDDSDKTELLAGQKKSSPFWTFEYYQTFFDVDTYQVFDRIKGSLLPIPGKNFVRLYVRSNPDLYGPFWICATLVFAIAISGNLSNFLIHLGQKTYHYVPEFRKVSIAATVIYAYAWLVPLALWGFLMWRNSKVMNIVSYSFLEIVCVYGYSLFIYIPTAILWIIPQKAVRWILVMIALGVSGSVLAMTFWPAVREDNRRVALATIVTIVLLHILLSVGCLVWSHSCVPLAYFFDAPEMDHLPTTTVAPNQTAKSS, encoded by the exons ATGGCAGCTGTGGACGACCTGCAGTTTGAAG CAGCAAACCCAGATGCCACCACGGTCAGCATCGAGGATCCTGGTGAAACCCCAAAACATCAGCCAGGACCCCCAAGAGGCTCAGGGAGAGAAGAGGATGATGAGTTACTGGGAAACGATGACTCTGACAAAACTGAG TTACTTGCTGGACAGAAGAAAAGCTCCCCCTTCTGGACATTTGAATACTATCAGACATTCTTTGATGTAGACACTTACCAG GTCTTTGACAGAATCAAAGGGTCCCTTTTGCCAATACCAGGGAAGAACTTCGTGAGGTTGTACGTCCGCAGCAATCCGGACCTCTATG GCCCGTTTTGGATCTGTGCCACTTTGGTCTTTGCCATAGCGATTAGTGGGAACCTTTCCAACTTCTTAATCCATCTGGGACAGAAGACATACCATTATGTGCCCGAATTCCGAAAAG TGTCCATAGCAGCCACAGTCATCTACGCCTATGCCTGGCTGGTTCCTCTCGCACTCTGGGGTTTCCTCATGTGGAGAAACAGCAAAGTTATGAACATCGTTTCCTACTCATTTTTGGAGATTGTGTGTGTCTACGGATATTCACTCTTCATTTATATCCCCACAGCA ATACTGTGGATTATCCCCCAGAAAGCTGTTCGTTGGATTCTAGTCATGATTGCCCTGGGTGTCTCAGGCTCTGTCTTGGCAATGACGTTTTGGCCAGCTGTTCGTGAGGATAACCGGCGCGTCGCGTTGGCCACAATTGTGACAATTGTGTTGCTGCACATACTGCTTTCTGTGGGCTGCCTGGTATGGTCTCATTCCTGTGTTCCTCTG GCCTACTTTTTTGATGCACCAGAGATGGACCATCTCCCAACAACCACAGTTGCTCCAAACCAAACAGCCAAGTCCAGCTAA
- the YIPF1 gene encoding protein YIPF1 isoform X4, protein MAAVDDLQFEANPDATTVSIEDPGETPKHQPGPPRGSGREEDDELLGNDDSDKTELLAGQKKSSPFWTFEYYQTFFDVDTYQVFDRIKGSLLPIPGKNFVRLYVRSNPDLYGPFWICATLVFAIAISGNLSNFLIHLGQKTYHYVPEFRKVSIAATVIYAYAWLVPLALWGFLMWRNSKVMNIVSYSFLEIVCVYGYSLFIYIPTAILWIIPQKAVRWILVMIALGVSGSVLAMTFWPAVREDNRRVALATIVTIVLLHILLSVGCLVWSHSCVPLAYFFDAPEMDHLPTTTVAPNQTAKSS, encoded by the exons ATGGCAGCTGTGGACGACCTGCAGTTTGAAG CAAACCCAGATGCCACCACGGTCAGCATCGAGGATCCTGGTGAAACCCCAAAACATCAGCCAGGACCCCCAAGAGGCTCAGGGAGAGAAGAGGATGATGAGTTACTGGGAAACGATGACTCTGACAAAACTGAG TTACTTGCTGGACAGAAGAAAAGCTCCCCCTTCTGGACATTTGAATACTATCAGACATTCTTTGATGTAGACACTTACCAG GTCTTTGACAGAATCAAAGGGTCCCTTTTGCCAATACCAGGGAAGAACTTCGTGAGGTTGTACGTCCGCAGCAATCCGGACCTCTATG GCCCGTTTTGGATCTGTGCCACTTTGGTCTTTGCCATAGCGATTAGTGGGAACCTTTCCAACTTCTTAATCCATCTGGGACAGAAGACATACCATTATGTGCCCGAATTCCGAAAAG TGTCCATAGCAGCCACAGTCATCTACGCCTATGCCTGGCTGGTTCCTCTCGCACTCTGGGGTTTCCTCATGTGGAGAAACAGCAAAGTTATGAACATCGTTTCCTACTCATTTTTGGAGATTGTGTGTGTCTACGGATATTCACTCTTCATTTATATCCCCACAGCA ATACTGTGGATTATCCCCCAGAAAGCTGTTCGTTGGATTCTAGTCATGATTGCCCTGGGTGTCTCAGGCTCTGTCTTGGCAATGACGTTTTGGCCAGCTGTTCGTGAGGATAACCGGCGCGTCGCGTTGGCCACAATTGTGACAATTGTGTTGCTGCACATACTGCTTTCTGTGGGCTGCCTGGTATGGTCTCATTCCTGTGTTCCTCTG GCCTACTTTTTTGATGCACCAGAGATGGACCATCTCCCAACAACCACAGTTGCTCCAAACCAAACAGCCAAGTCCAGCTAA